Genomic segment of Juglans microcarpa x Juglans regia isolate MS1-56 chromosome 7S, Jm3101_v1.0, whole genome shotgun sequence:
CTAAGGCCtctcaaagaagaaaaacacatAGTATTTTGAAACTACAAAATGCAAATGGAGTTTGGTATGAAGGGGAACATTGTGACAAGCTAATTCTTGATTATTTTGAGAATCTTTTTACGGCTTCTGGCTCTCGAGGACATGCTGCTATTCTTGACAAAATGGAAAGGAAGGTGTCTGACACTATGAATGAGGAACTTATCAAAACTTACACTGAGGAAGAAGTTTTGTAGGCTCTAAAACAGATGCATCCCACGAAAGCTCCTGGTCCAGATGGTATGTCTCCTATTTTCTTCCAAAAGTATTGGCCTACCATTGGTAAGTCTGTGACTTATGCAGTACTTAAAGCCCTCAACACTGGTGAATTCCCTCTGTCCATAAATCATACTTTCATTACTCTGGtgcctaagaaaaaaaaagcctcTGAAAGTGAATAATTTTAGACCAATCAATCTTTGCAATGtggtttataaattaatgtctAAAGTTATTGCTAATAGGGTCAAAATAGTACTTCCATCTGTCATTTCAGATTCTCAGAGTGCATTTATTCCTGATAGGTTAATTACAGATAATGTATTAGTTACTTATGAAGTGCTCCATTATTTGAGAAACAAAAGAGTTGGCAAAAAAGGCTTTATGTctttaaaactatatatgagTAAAGCCTATGATAGGGTGGAGTAGGGCTTTCTTGATGCAGAAGTTGGGGTTTCATTCAAGTTTGATCAACTTGCTGATGAGATGTATTCAGACAGCTTCTTTCTCAGTCCTAATCAATGGTGCACCTACTAGTCATATTGTGCCTACAAGATGATTGAGGTAAGGGGATCCCCTTTCTTCCTATTTATTTCTAATGCGCACAGAGAGTCTTGTTAGTTTATTGAAGGAAGCTGAAAGGTCAAAGTATATAACTGGGATACAAATCTGCAGAGGGGCGCCACGTTTGAATCATctactttttgcagatgacagtgTCATTTTTTGTACAGCTGAAGTGGAGACCAACAGAAGACTATAGGGTTTGCTGCAACAGTATGAATATGCCTCAGGTCAGCAAATCAATAAGGAAAAAACTTCAATGGTTTTTAGCAACAATTTAATAGCAGGAAAACAGAGGGATATCATGGCATTGTGGGGTTCTAGTCATGTGCTTCAATATGAGAAATATCTGGGCTTCCCTCCTATGGTTgggaaataaaaaaaccaagCTTTTTCTGACATCAAACATAAGGTATGGTCAAAGCTGCAAAGTTGAATTTACGGGTCAACTTGTTTTAACCCAAACTTATTTATATCAAATCCAAACCTACCAATTTTATATTATGTTCGTGTTGAATTTACaaatcgtgtcacatattgccacccctaatataagcaaagaaaataagaacaattttCTGTAAACTCCCGCAATGATGAGTTGTTATAACTTGTTACGCTAGTTTAGCCAACTACCACAATGATGGCCTTCTGTTGCAATTTTGTCGGAACAGGTTTGCTGTGTTTCACTGAGCACCTGCATATCCATTTTATATCACTGTGGCACCTTTTAATGTAGTGAAGGTTCTAACCAATgagattttctataatttttaatttaaataatttttacaatttaggtaacaatattttatattcggGTCTATACGGTCTACAGACTCTGcctgttttctaatttttccgAATTATAGAAggtatttaattaaaaaaaattgtaataatccATTTGCAGTTAATTTGGtgcatttttctatatattgcGATTGATTAATCATAAGGTATGTGCATTATCCATAAGATCTCACCTTTATCAAGATTTGAATTTCAAGATTGTGTCGTGTTAGTGTCAAAATTTGGACAATGTTTTATatgatttgaatgttaagaatataatataaattataaaatctacatctttccaatcagtttaagtttttgggacaaatagtgatttcacatggtattagAACAGAGGTCCTAAGTTCgaaccctgactctacactacctatttaattaaatattccacgtgTTGGGCCGACTCATTGAGGAAGAGATTGGCCcacacgtgagggagagcattaagaatataatacaaataataaaatctacctcttctcaTCAGTTTAACCTTTTaggacaagtgatgatttcacattAAAGTGCTAATTTGAAGATGCAAGTGTGTTTTCCCCAAAATTCCATTATTTTCCTGATATCTTGGAAAATTGAGGATGATCATCACCACTCTACGAAAGTCCATGCAGTATTCACTAATAAGTAGATAACAAGAAAACCATCCATGAAATTTGTCAACCAAAGCTAAAATGatgtaaaaagaaaggaaacttGCTGTGACCAAGTACTCAAATACTTCATTGATCTGCATATTCTGTTGCTGAGGACGTATCAAGTGCTGGAAAAATTATCTCTGGAGCTAATTATATTGCCAACAAATACTGGAATTCAAGGTCACAAGGTATTTTTTCAACAATGCTGGATATCTTGCCACAGCTATGGCCTCTGAAGCAATCCACCATTGATTTCCTCAATGAACCTGAGGTTGGCAACTGTTGGCAAACCCACTCCACAAATGAGTCTGTGTCTACAGCAAAATCAAGCATATTTTGAAGCAGGAGTTCAGGGAAGGCTATTCTTTTTGTGTTAGTCACCACTATGGAAGCCTGCAAATAGTCTAACTTGGATTTTTCCAACTCAGCTACAACCCCATCAGCTGTGTATATTCTTACCTGCACATGATATTAACGATGTTTCTTGCTGTGTCaagattaagaaaagaaaatactatatattatatcttcATTCCACTCTTATCCTAATGATCTTTgaattcattatttaaaaaaaaaaatgagtttatcTGATTATTGATTACATTACACATATCAATTCAATGTGATAAGAGCGGGATGAGAGTGTATAGAATAAGATAGTTAGAATGAGAAATGCCATGAACTATGATAGTTTTAACTTACAGCAGGAGATGAACGAGTTCCACAGCACAGAGCAAATATGACATTTGGATCCATTGATTCAATTCCGAAAAGTTCGCGAACAATGCCTTCCTTATCATCATCCTTTTCACCTTTGCGATAAACCTTCTAGAAATCACCTCTCAAGAGATTGTAAAAGTAATATTCATGTCTCTATGACTCGGATAGAAAATGGGTTTGGTTAAATTTACCTCTTTCATGCTTGAAGATGCTGgctttctcaaaataaaatgctCTATTGCTTGAGCATTTATTATGTTGCCTCCTATGTTAAGGGTTGCCTGTATTCAGAAGATACATAGTTCGCTATCATAGTTGCAATTACTTAGAACTCCTTTTCAATGGAATCAATGcaatttgcttaaaaaaaagcATGAGAAATTTGTCTTTGAAGAGAGTTCTGAGATGTACGTACCTTGTTCATTATTGCAAGCAATTTTTGTGGAGTAGAAGGCGCTCCATATTGAAGAAATCCCTGAAACAGAATTGTGATTATGATGAATTTTGATAGAGTTAAGTAATATGTGTAAGGGCATCCTGATGTGCTCTTAAGCTTACTTGAACATCAGAGTACTACAGCTGCAACTCTGATGCAATTGCAAGATTACGTGCACATCAGGCTAGATAAACCCATTTCAATAAgatgaaaaagagaaggaagaatgGCTTTTTCCATAATACATGCATGATACAAGCATTGTACATGTTGATCCAAAATGCTAATTTCTGTTGGTTTGTCAAGATTCTCAAGTCCACTGTCTGAAGACTGTTCAACAAAGTGCTGCATTAATCCACAAAGACAAAAGGGAGATCAAAATGACATCTTATTTCGTGTTTGCATTTATGCCTAAACTTATGCATGGCACTCATATTAGGTAGGAATCTGTGTATACAATAGTCATCAATATGTAGAGTTTAGCATATTCCTACCTCAACTTTCTTAGTAAAGGAATAGAACTGGAGCTTGATATCGATTTGGGGTCGAGAGAGCTTGACGTGAAAATAACCAAGTTCTTGTAAGGACCAATGTCCCTGGGGATAGACACTTCCATGTCGAAGATACCATAGGGGTCTTGTTGCCTTGATTCCTTCTGTAACAGAAGACTAGACTTTAAGCCAGTCTCGGCCCTAAAGCTTCTTGAACTAAAAGAAGTGTTCATAGACCTTGAAATGGGGCCTGACTTCTCCAGTTCCATTGCTCTTGATATTCTTAGCAGTCTCGTATATATGAGGTTCAAACATTTCATGATGCTCTCTGATAGCAAGTTGGGTTGCCATTGCTGGTTTTCCTGATCTTCTAGTTGAATTTCACTTGATAGAGATTTTTGAGGGATGTCTGAAAATATTGGTGAACTACGTTCTCTTGGCTGAAACAAAGTCATTTGAGATCTAGATTTAGGAACCTCATGTTATATACATCTCAATATGTTCCTATCTGGTTATCAATgttaatagaatgaaaatagaAACAGAAGCAGAAAATGAAGTGTGTTATCCCAGAAGAAAGAGTATAGTTTACATGGTTTAATCATTGGTatctaaaatttatacaataaattaGGTAGATCTATAGTCTAGTATAGTTCTCTCATCTTTGATTCTGCTATTTACTAATAAGATGTTAAGTGAATATAAGAAAATGATCACCAACAAACAAATTATGGCAGTAATGAGCAGAGGTATACCTTTGGTGATGGATGTCGAGGATCTCGCAAGGGTGAGGATGGTTTCAGCATCCCACTTTTTCTTGGAACCACCTTGTCCTGAAATTTAGCAGCTTCTTGGAAAAGATTTTCTTTCTGATCATCAAATCTGTTTCCCAATTTCTCAGATACAGTGAAATCATTAAGACTGTAATCGCCTTTTATAGCTTTACTTATGAAATGCAGTGCTTTCGTTTCATAGGCCATGATTTCATTGCCACCTTTGTATATGGAGTTTGGCTTTGTTGTGAGTGAGGGATGATGAAGATCAGGATGGCTCAGACTTCCACGTTGCCATTGTACTTTAGATTGCGAATCTTTGATGATCTCTTGTTCATGTTTCAAACTGCTTTGAAGTTGGCTTATCTGGTCTTCTAGTCGATCTATCTCATCCTCAACCATTGCTAACTCTGCTAAGAGCTCTTTCATCTACATAGTAAACATGATAGACAATTATTAGCACACCTTAAAGGAAGTTTAATGAATTAACTTTGTTTAAAGCATTTTTGGAACCTTAATATAAGATGGCATATAGTTTCCATTGTGTACAAAGTCCTAGAAGCCTACATCTTTGTAGTATGAACTTTAAACATTTGGTAAGAAAACTGTATGCCATAAGGACTCGGTATTACACGAAACTATAGTATTTTGAAGGATTGCTATGTCTGAGAGCCTATATATTTTTCCCACAAGataaaagttaatttttgaCAGCTTAGAGTTTCAAGGCAATGCTGTATACAGAGATCTGGACGAGTACTCTCAGTAGATGCTATATTATCAATGTTATCTCAATGTTCAAACTGAGGTATTCAGAAGTCATGTCTCCTACAAGGAGCTTCATTAATCATGCGTTCTTGATGAAATGTAGCATGTTTTTGCATGTTTTTTTGCATGTTTGAATGAGTGGCAGTTTACCTTTGGAGGCAGGAAGTTAGGGATGCTGATAGCCGAACCATTATGTTGATTATGTGCATGATCCAAAATCTCGTGCATCATTTCTTCTTGATTCAGCATTTTTTGAAGCATAGAGACCTGCATGCATTTAAATGGGAATAGCTTAAAATAGCTTTCTCCAACaacatgaatgcaatatttCTGGATCAGATCGAATAAAAGCTCTCGATTATATCCTATATATCTATGTTAACATGTCCCTTGCCATATGATATTACCTAAATGCTTTTGAGCATTCTACCAAAAGAACTTCTCCTCAAGTACAGTTAAATACttaagattcattttttttttctctgcaagtaaaatattcatagataaactaGCAGATTATAGGATATAAGTTCTAATGAGGGTGAGAGTCCCCTATAGTCTTCCTAAAGCCAACAGATACATCGtgagaataagaaaaaaatggatcTAGTGCCAAAAGTTTGGCTCCGATCCATTTCCCACCAGGGGAAGCTGCTTGAAGCGGTTTTAATATAGTCTAATAAACAGACTATAATATTGCGGCTAGAAGCCGTAGTAAAGGATTGTATGCTGCATCTTGTTGGTGTGGACTAGCTAGAAGAGGCTTTTTAGTCCATTTTCACTTGATCCTTGGATAGAGAAAAATCAACATCTCATAGTGATCTCTTAGACTAAACTCTTAACATTCGTTAGAAATAAATGCCTCAGATTTTACAATAACAATTGCATATGAACCATCAATATTGGACTGCTTAATTAATACCAGATGAACATAAACCATATAGGGGGAGTAGTAGTGATCGTCACCTATGGTTGTCTACATTTCTGGGTTGGCAATATTATTCGTTCGATATTCTTCAAGATGCTTGGTTTTTGAATCAGACCAAGAGTTATATAGGCATTGAAGGGAAATAAATGGTTTTCCGATCCCATATATACCTCTCTTTCAAGTTGTTTTCTCTCTTGCTGCCCGCCGGGTTTCTTATTTTTCTGTAAATTCTAGACGTTAGAAATTAACAAGAGAAAGAAAACGTGACGACAGAGAGACAAAAGTAGCAAGAAATATCGATAGAAAGAAGTAGACAGTGCAGGCTGCAGCAACCGAAAAACCGAAATATTATACGGACGACACTTACAATCTCCAACGGCGTCTGAACCGAAAACATGACACTTTGGCTCGCCATGAACGAAACTTCACGTACGACAGCACTCCTCCAACTTCAGCAAGCCAGCCCCAGCTAGCGTCTCAAAGAAACACTAAAAATAGCATGGGATATTGGTCAGGGCTTGGTTATTCTATCCAGGTGTTGGTGGGGAGATCAGAATCATGAATGAAAGCTAGCGTGGAGGCAAAGGAAGAGAAGAATATTGAGACTActggttgttgttgttgttattgttgttgacGTTTGAATCGATCTGGGAAAAGGCTTTTTGAGCTTCAATCTTAAGAAGATGAGATGGAGCTTTCAAGGTGATGAGGTTAGTTCAAGAGATGGAAGGGGGGCGGCTTCTTGATCAACCGTCTGGTTTGTGGGGACATGGTCATGCAGAGAAAAGAGTGGAAGTGGGCTTGGTTTTAGCGTAGCTTGCAATTGTAGTTTGAAAGACTTAGCGGTTATGCCTTGATCTGCTGGGGAGTCTTCTAAGGTTAAAAGtggagatttatttattgattaggAACAAGTAATGAGTAATATATTATAGCGTATCATTGATGAAGGAATCTATCTTTTTCTACAAGGATTTGTGCATTCATGACCATTGTTTAATTACTTCTATCTATATTAAAATTGAAGAGGCAAgattatcaatatatatttcattgaaTTAAagcatttaatgtttttttggAGTTTGGCTTAAATAGATCCTGTTAAAATATTACTGAATATATACGTCCTGTTGAAAAATGAATGGGCGAGATTGttttaagtgaaaaaataaGG
This window contains:
- the LOC121241268 gene encoding uncharacterized protein LOC121241268 isoform X5; translated protein: MLQKMLNQEEMMHEILDHAHNQHNGSAISIPNFLPPKMKELLAELAMVEDEIDRLEDQISQLQSSLKHEQEIIKDSQSKVQWQRGSLSHPDLHHPSLTTKPNSIYKGGNEIMAYETKALHFISKAIKGDYSLNDFTVSEKLGNRFDDQKENLFQEAAKFQDKVVPRKSGMLKPSSPLRDPRHPSPKPRERSSPIFSDIPQKSLSSEIQLEDQENQQWQPNLLSESIMKCLNLIYTRLLRISRAMELEKSGPISRSMNTSFSSRSFRAETGLKSSLLLQKESRQQDPYGIFDMEVSIPRDIGPYKNLVIFTSSSLDPKSISSSSSIPLLRKLSTLLNSLQTVDLRILTNQQKLAFWINMYNACIMHGFLQYGAPSTPQKLLAIMNKATLNIGGNIINAQAIEHFILRKPASSSMKEKVYRKGEKDDDKEGIVRELFGIESMDPNVIFALCCGTRSSPAVRIYTADGVVAELEKSKLDYLQASIVVTNTKRIAFPELLLQNMLDFAVDTDSFVEWVCQQLPTSGSLRKSMVDCFRGHSCGKISSIVEKIPCDLEFQYLLAI
- the LOC121241268 gene encoding uncharacterized protein LOC121241268 isoform X3; translated protein: MASQSVMFSVQTPLEIKNKKPGGQQERKQLEREVSMLQKMLNQEEMMHEILDHAHNQHNGSAISIPNFLPPKMKELLAELAMVEDEIDRLEDQISQLQSSLKHEQEIIKDSQSKVQWQRGSLSHPDLHHPSLTTKPNSIYKGGNEIMAYETKALHFISKAIKGDYSLNDFTVSEKLGNRFDDQKENLFQEAAKFQDKVVPRKSGMLKPSSPLRDPRHPSPKPRERSSPIFSDIPQKSLSSEIQLEDQENQQWQPNLLSESIMKCLNLIYTRLLRISRAMELEKSGPISRSMNTSFSSRSFRAETGLKSSLLLQKESRQQDPYGIFDMEVSIPRDIGPYKNLVIFTSSSLDPKSISSSSSIPLLRKLSTLLNSLQTVDLRILTNQQKLAFWINMYNACIMHGFLQYGAPSTPQKLLAIMNKATLNIGGNIINAQAIEHFILRKPASSSMKEDDDKEGIVRELFGIESMDPNVIFALCCGTRSSPAVRIYTADGVVAELEKSKLDYLQASIVVTNTKRIAFPELLLQNMLDFAVDTDSFVEWVCQQLPTSGSLRKSMVDCFRGHSCGKISSIVEKIPCDLEFQYLLAI
- the LOC121241268 gene encoding uncharacterized protein LOC121241268 isoform X2, giving the protein MASQSVMFSVQTPLEIKNKKPGGQQERKQLEREVSMLQKMLNQEEMMHEILDHAHNQHNGSAISIPNFLPPKMKELLAELAMVEDEIDRLEDQISQLQSSLKHEQEIIKDSQSKVQWQRGSLSHPDLHHPSLTTKPNSIYKGGNEIMAYETKALHFISKAIKGDYSLNDFTVSEKLGNRFDDQKENLFQEAAKFQDKVVPRKSGMLKPSSPLRDPRHPSPKPRERSSPIFSDIPQKSLSSEIQLEDQENQQWQPNLLSESIMKCLNLIYTRLLRISRAMELEKSGPISRSMNTSFSSRSFRAETGLKSSLLLQKESRQQDPYGIFDMEVSIPRDIGPYKNLVIFTSSSLDPKSISSSSSIPLLRKLSTLLNSLQTVDLRILTNQQKLAFWINMYNACIMHGFLQYGAPSTPQKLLAIMNKATLNIGGNIINAQAIEHFILRKPASSSMKEVYRKGEKDDDKEGIVRELFGIESMDPNVIFALCCGTRSSPAVRIYTADGVVAELEKSKLDYLQASIVVTNTKRIAFPELLLQNMLDFAVDTDSFVEWVCQQLPTSGSLRKSMVDCFRGHSCGKISSIVEKIPCDLEFQYLLAI
- the LOC121241268 gene encoding uncharacterized protein LOC121241268 isoform X1; this encodes MASQSVMFSVQTPLEIKNKKPGGQQERKQLEREVSMLQKMLNQEEMMHEILDHAHNQHNGSAISIPNFLPPKMKELLAELAMVEDEIDRLEDQISQLQSSLKHEQEIIKDSQSKVQWQRGSLSHPDLHHPSLTTKPNSIYKGGNEIMAYETKALHFISKAIKGDYSLNDFTVSEKLGNRFDDQKENLFQEAAKFQDKVVPRKSGMLKPSSPLRDPRHPSPKPRERSSPIFSDIPQKSLSSEIQLEDQENQQWQPNLLSESIMKCLNLIYTRLLRISRAMELEKSGPISRSMNTSFSSRSFRAETGLKSSLLLQKESRQQDPYGIFDMEVSIPRDIGPYKNLVIFTSSSLDPKSISSSSSIPLLRKLSTLLNSLQTVDLRILTNQQKLAFWINMYNACIMHGFLQYGAPSTPQKLLAIMNKATLNIGGNIINAQAIEHFILRKPASSSMKEKVYRKGEKDDDKEGIVRELFGIESMDPNVIFALCCGTRSSPAVRIYTADGVVAELEKSKLDYLQASIVVTNTKRIAFPELLLQNMLDFAVDTDSFVEWVCQQLPTSGSLRKSMVDCFRGHSCGKISSIVEKIPCDLEFQYLLAI
- the LOC121241268 gene encoding uncharacterized protein LOC121241268 isoform X4, with translation MASQSVMFSVQTPLEIVSMLQKMLNQEEMMHEILDHAHNQHNGSAISIPNFLPPKMKELLAELAMVEDEIDRLEDQISQLQSSLKHEQEIIKDSQSKVQWQRGSLSHPDLHHPSLTTKPNSIYKGGNEIMAYETKALHFISKAIKGDYSLNDFTVSEKLGNRFDDQKENLFQEAAKFQDKVVPRKSGMLKPSSPLRDPRHPSPKPRERSSPIFSDIPQKSLSSEIQLEDQENQQWQPNLLSESIMKCLNLIYTRLLRISRAMELEKSGPISRSMNTSFSSRSFRAETGLKSSLLLQKESRQQDPYGIFDMEVSIPRDIGPYKNLVIFTSSSLDPKSISSSSSIPLLRKLSTLLNSLQTVDLRILTNQQKLAFWINMYNACIMHGFLQYGAPSTPQKLLAIMNKATLNIGGNIINAQAIEHFILRKPASSSMKEKVYRKGEKDDDKEGIVRELFGIESMDPNVIFALCCGTRSSPAVRIYTADGVVAELEKSKLDYLQASIVVTNTKRIAFPELLLQNMLDFAVDTDSFVEWVCQQLPTSGSLRKSMVDCFRGHSCGKISSIVEKIPCDLEFQYLLAI
- the LOC121241268 gene encoding uncharacterized protein LOC121241268 isoform X6 — translated: MASQSVMFSVQTPLEIKNKKPGGQQERKQLEREVSMLQKMLNQEEMMHEILDHAHNQHNGSAISIPNFLPPKMKELLAELAMVEDEIDRLEDQISQLQSSLKHEQEIIKDSQSKVQWQRGSLSHPDLHHPSLTTKPNSIYKGGNEIMAYETKALHFISKAIKGDYSLNDFTVSEKLGNRFDDQKENLFQEAAKFQDKVVPRKSGMLKPSSPLRDPRHPSPKPRERSSPIFSDIPQKSLSSEIQLEDQENQQWQPNLLSESIMKCLNLIYTRLLRISRAMELEKSGPISRSMNTSFSSRSFRAETGLKSSLLLQKESRQQDPYGIFDMEVSIPRDIGPYKNLVIFTSSSLDPKSISSSSSIPLLRKLSTLLNSLQTVDLRILTNQQKLAFWINMYNACIMHGFLQYGAPSTPQKLLAIMNKATLNIGGNIINAQAIEHFILRKPASSSMKEVKRMMIRKALFANFSELNQWIQMSYLLCAVELVHLLL